From one Dryobates pubescens isolate bDryPub1 chromosome 2, bDryPub1.pri, whole genome shotgun sequence genomic stretch:
- the LOC104298933 gene encoding cytochrome P450 20A1, whose amino-acid sequence MLDFAIFAVTFLLILVGAVLYLYPASRQASGIPGLAPTDEKDGNLPDIIASSSLHEFLVNLHEKYGPLVSFWFGRRLVVSLGSIDLLKQHINPNRLLDPFETMLKSLLRYQSSLNGDAGDGHIRRKLYENGVTMSLQSNIALIQKLSEELLAKWLSLPEAQHVPLCQHMLGFAMKSVTQTAMGSSFEDDREVIRFRRHHDAIWSEIGKGFLDGSLDKNMTRKKLYEDALMEMESTLRKVTKERRGRSFNKHVFIDTLLQGSLSDQQILEDTMIFSLAGCIITANLCTWVVYFLTTSEDVQQNLYQEMDRVLGKGPITHEKIEQLRYCRQVLCETVRTAKLTPIAAQLQELEGRVDQHTIPKETLVLYALGVMLQDSSSWPSPYKFDPERFNDQLAMKNLSLLGFSGSQECPELRFAYMVATVLLSVLVRKLYLHPVKGQVMETKYELVTSPKEEAWITVSKRS is encoded by the exons ATGTTGGACTTCGCTATCTTTGCCGTCACTTTCTTGCTCATCTTGGTGGGCGCCGTCCTCTACCTCTACCCG GCATCAAGGCAAGCATCAGGTATTCCCGGGCTGGCTCCAACTGATGAAAA GGATggcaacctgccagatatcatTGCCAGCAGCAGTTTGCATGAGTTCCTGGTGAATCTTCATGAGAAATATGGCCCACTGGTCTCCTTCTGGTTTGGAAGGCGTCTTGTTGTCAGCCTTGGCTCCATTGATCTCCTGAAACAACATATTAACCCCAACCGGCTGT TGGATCCCTTTGAGACAATGCTGAAGTCCCTCTTGAGGTACCAGTCCAGCCTGAATGGGGATGCAGGAGATGGCCACATAAGGAGAAAGCTGTATGAAAATGGTGTGACCATGTCCTTGCAAAGTAACATTGCTCTCATCCAGAAG CTGTCAGAAGAGTTGCTAGCCAAATGGCTCTCTCTACCTGAGGCACAACATGTGCCACTCTGCCAACACATGCTGGGCTTTGCCATGAAGTCTGTCACACAGACAGCTATGGGCAGCAGCTTTGAGGATGACCGGGAAGTCATCCGGTTCCGCAGGCACCATGATGCG ATCTGGTCAGAGATTGGGAAAGGTTTCTTGGATGGGTCCCTTGACAAAAACATGACTAGGAAGAAGCTCTATGAAGATG CTCTGATGGAGATGGAATCCACCTTAAGGAAAGTTACCAAGGAGCGCCGAGGCAGGTCATTCAACAAGCATGTCTTTATAGACACCTTGCTGCAGGGGAGCCTGAGTGACCAGCAG ATTCTGGAAGATACAATGATTTTCTCCTTGGCAGGATGCATAATCACTGCTAACT tgTGCACCTGGGTGGTCTACTTTCTGACAACCTCAGAAGATGTTCAGCAGAATCTCTACCAGGAGATGGACCGTGTTCTGGGGAAGGGGCCAATTACACATGAGAAAATTGAGCAGCTCAG ATACTGTCGGCAAGTCCTGTGTGAGACAGTGCGAACAGCAAAGCTTACTCCTATTGCTGCACAACTTCAGGAGCTGGAGGGCAGAGTGGACCAACATACTATCCCTAAAGAG ACACTTGTGCTGTATGCTCTTGGTGTGATGCTGCAGGATAGTTCATCATGGCCATCACCATACAA gTTTGACCCAGAGAGATTTAATGATCAACTGGCCATGAAAAACCTCTCCCTGTTGGGTTTTTCAGGAAGCCAAGAGTGCCCAGAGTTGAG GTTTGCCTATATGGTGGCTACAGTTCTGCTGAGTGTCCTGGTAAGGAAACTGTATCTCCACCCAGTGAAAGGGCAAGTCATGGAGACCAAATATGAGCTGGTAACCTCACCAAAGGAGGAAGCCTGGATAACGGTGTCTAAGAGAAGCTAA
- the LOC104298932 gene encoding alpha-aspartyl dipeptidase has protein sequence MGGPRRLLLVSNSTLHGGGYLGHCQQHIQSFLGEKVKRVLFVPYALHDRDAYARTAREKFESLGYGLDSIHESCDPVEAVRKSEAIFIGGGNTFRLLKALYDNCLIQEIRKRVLEDGIPYMGSSAGTNVATISINTTNDMPIVYPPSLQALGLVPFNINPHYLDPDVKSTHMGETREERIRQYHEEPNTPPVLGLREGAMLLVEGDKATLQGVTGARLFLRGKKPTEHEPGTDFSFLLIDSNLQNL, from the exons ATGGGAGGCCCACGGCGCCTGCTGCTGGTCTCCAACTCCACCCTGCATGGCGGGGGGTACCTgggccactgccagcagcacatccagagcTTCCTCGGGGA GAAGGTGAAGCGGGTGCTGTTCGTTCCCTACGCGCTGCACGACCGCGATGCCTACGCCCGCACTGCGAGGGAGAAGTTTGAGAGCTTGG GTTATGGACTGGACAGCATTCATGAATCTTGTGATCCAGTGGAAGCTGTAAGGAAGTCTGAGGCAATATTTATTG GAGGTGGGAACACATTCCGACTCCTGAAAGCTCTCTACGACAACTGCCTGATACAGGAGATCAGGAAGAGAGTTCTTGAG GATGGGATTCCTTACATGGGGTCCAGTGCAGGAACTAATGTTGCAACCATCAGCATCAATACTACCAATGACATGCCAATTGTTTACCCACCTTCCCTGCAGGCCCTAGGTTTAGTTCCCTTTAATATTAACCCCCACTACCTGGACCCAGATGTTAAAAGCACTCACATGGGT GAAACAAGAGAGGAAAGAATTCGTCAGTATCATGAAGAACCAAACAcccctccagttctg GGCTTGCGAGAAGGTGCAATGCTGCTAGTGGAAGGAGACAAAGCCACTTTGCAAGGAGTGACAGGAGCACGTCTGTTTTTGAG GGGTAAGAAaccaactgaacatgagcctggtACAGATTTCAGTTTCCTCCTGATTGACAGCAATCTTCAGAATCTGTAG